In Vigna unguiculata cultivar IT97K-499-35 chromosome 3, ASM411807v1, whole genome shotgun sequence, a single genomic region encodes these proteins:
- the LOC114178179 gene encoding probable E3 ubiquitin-protein ligase XERICO, protein MGFHIEDPLSGFTIGQAIYEAALIIAVLRWVFCFLFRLINDTTTTSEDNHPPETCPQTTRERDTTLLLTTFGEIKDRLPQTEDTCAVCLSQLEVEDEVRELMNCYHVFHRECIDRWLEHEHDNHNPTCPLCRAPLLNSCCHHYSAACQPPPQPSWAVERLLYLFGDDLLPC, encoded by the coding sequence ATGGGGTTCCACATCGAAGACCCTCTCTCCGGCTTCACAATAGGCCAGGCCATATACGAGGCTGCTCTCATCATTGCAGTTCTCAGATGGGTCTTCTGCTTCCTCTTCAGACTCATCAACGACACAACCACAACCTCCGAAGACAACCACCCACCTGAAACCTGTCCTCAGACCACAAGGGAAAGAGACACCACCCTTTTGCTCACCACCTTCGGAGAGATTAAGGACAGGCTCCCACAGACAGAGGACACGTGTGCGGTTTGTCTCAGCCAGCTGGAGGTGGAGGACGAGGTTCGGGAACTCATGAACTGTTACCACGTGTTCCACAGAGAGTGCATAGACCGATGGTTGGAGCACGAACACGATAATCACAACCCCACGTGTCCGCTCTGCAGAGCCCCTTTGCTGAATTCTTGCTGCCACCACTACTCCGCCGCTTGTCAGCCTCCTCCTCAGCCTAGTTGGGCCGTGGAGAGACTTCTCTATCTCTTCGGCGACGATTTGCTACCTTGCTAG